A single genomic interval of Zingiber officinale cultivar Zhangliang chromosome 4A, Zo_v1.1, whole genome shotgun sequence harbors:
- the LOC121970611 gene encoding disease resistance protein RGA2-like → MKDDYEYRLIYLKSLAIAAAMDIVSPILEISGVNHVINKLVDKTTNYLQDQCYWETYLQEELKSLQDLLPQIEAVVSFAEHRLTSYESSDRALIKWLWKFRDVIDEAEDVLDELEYFELKKKANSDKNRLSRRVDASVKAAKRLLKFDDVLARLRTCVKNLNTSASDVGKFLALVAPTGGADIGQTQQGILPLSQQSRITSSLPVLSFKGREKEKQIIIQFLLGEEAEIQISENVHCLPLVGMGGMGKTSLAQQVFDHFKTVKKEHFDIKIWVCDSLPDLNASNLIKKILEYLTGGSESGPLELIPEKLKEKLHSKRFLLILDDVWDDKNQREWEKLCAPLLYGQKGSWVLLTTRSKSVANMVAREIRGTMMPMMLQGLSEDECRSLLYEYAFAGQDPNGFPLLKEIGTEILKKLKGVPLLAKSIGGALNSKLEVDHWTSILRSELWKRPQDSTYNFIPALTLSYVMHPPRLKRCFAYCSIFPQDYKFNKQKLVCMWVAAGLIYSDGLEEGSNEEDIANCCFDMLCNKSFFDVHHFYQSPFFYNKVPYALEEDYYTMHDMLNCLACHISQYECCRIVDGTTPSLILDNNTIRHIYITCSNAQLHDLANIVSKLKHLRTLWIEYDGDRQQFEDFIRDACKSPRRIRVLIMDSNLSDRCLKSISNFVKIRFLQIQNKFLPSISMRKFYFLQVLMGEVNILAKDVKDVKDANKLTNLRHLYKVHEDALLSVAKVGKLTSLLELCFTVGTKPRYRIDELMNMDNLRQLKIKQLSNVRSLEEANMVNLVKKRYLIRLELDWNDASNPVDDASNPELDQPVLAALQPYSTIRELTIRGYKGGRAAPWMDTPSLSLLENLQLNDCTSLEELPSLWKLPCLKFLELNKMNAIRSLGCHFFGQIDIQFPVLEEL, encoded by the coding sequence ATGAAAGATGATTATGAATACCGTCTAATTTATCTAAAATCATTGGCAATAGCAGCAGCTATGGACATAGTCTCGCCAATACTGGAGATTTCTGGTGTAAATCATGTCATCAATAAACTAGTTGATAAAACCACTAATTATTTGCAAGATCAGTGCTACTGGGAAACCTACTTGCAAGAAGAATTGAAAAGCCTCCAAGACTTACTTCCTCAGATCGAAGCAGTTGTTTCCTTTGCCGAACATAGATTAACTTCGTATGAATCTTCTGATCGAGCATTAATTAAGTGGCTGTGGAAGTTCAGGGATGTGATCGACGAGGCTGAGGATGTGCTGGATGAGCTGGAATATTTTgaactgaagaagaaagctaacAGTGACAAAAATAGGCTTTCTAGAAGGGTTGATGCTTCTGTTAAAGCTGCAAAAAGATTACTGAAATTTGATGATGTTCTTGCGAGATTAAGGACATGCGTGAAGAATTTGAACACCTCGGCTTCAGATGTTGGGAAGTTTTTGGCACTTGTGGCACCGACAGGTGGTGCCGACATTGGACAAACGCAACAGGGGATTCTACCGTTGTCTCAGCAAAGTAGGATCACCTCTTCATTGCCTGTATTATCATTCAAAGGACGTGAGAAAGAAAAACAGATAATCATCCAGTTTTTGCTGGGAGAAGAAGCCGAAATTCAAATCAGTGAGAATGTGCATTGCCTTCCTTTGGTAGGGATGGGTGGTATGGGGAAGACCTCACTGGCTCAACAAGTCTTTGATCATTTTAAAACCGTGAAGAAGGAACACTTCGATATCAAAATTTGGGTATGTGACTCCTTACCTGATCTCAATGCATCAAATCTTATTAAGAAAATTCTGGAGTATTTAACTGGCGGATCTGAATCTGGGCCATTGGAACTAATACcagagaagctcaaggagaagTTACATTCCAAAAGATTTTTACTTATCCTAGATGATGTTTGGGATGACAAAAATCAAAGAGAGTGGGAGAAACTATGTGCTCCATTGTTATATGGCCAAAAGGGTAGTTGGGTACTATTAACAACTAGATCAAAATCAGTTGCAAATATGGTTGCAAGAGAAATCAGAGGAACAATGATGCCAATGATGTTGCAGGGATTGTCAGAGGATGAATGTCGTTCACTCCTATACGAATATGCATTTGCTGGTCAAGACCCAAATGGATTCCCACTGCTTAAAGAAATTGGCACAGAAATACTAAAGAAATTAAAAGGTGTACCTCTTCTAGCAAAGTCAATTGGAGGAGCGTTGAATAGTAAATTGGAAGTAGATCACTGGACGAGCATTTTAAGAAGTGAATTATGGAAAAGGCCACAAGATTCAACATACAATTTCATTCCAGCTCTAACACTGAGTTATGTGATGCATCCACCACGCTTGAAGCGGTGCTTTGCCTACTGCAGCATATTCCCTCAAGATTACAAATTTAACAAGCAAAAGCTAGTGTGCATGTGGGTGGCAGCAGGCCTAATTTACTCGGATGGATTAGAGGAGGGCTCGAATGAGGAGGACATAGCTAACTGTTGCTTTGATATGTTGTGCAACAAATCTTTCTTTGATGTTCATCACTTCTATCAAAGTCCATTTTTCTATAACAAGGTACCTTATGCTTTAGAAGAAGATTATTACACCATGCATGATATGCTGAACTGTCTTGCTTGCCATATCTCACAATATGAATGTTGTAGAATTGTGGATGGCACAACTCCAAGTCTCATTTTGGATAATAATACTATCCGCCATATATATATTACTTGTTCCAATGCTCAACTCCATGATCTAGCTAACATAGTGAGCAAACTCAAGCACTTGCGAACCCTTTGGATAGAGTATGATGGGGATCGTCAACAATTTGAGGATTTTATTCGAGATGCATGTAAATCACCTAGAAGAATTCGAGTATTGATTATGGATTCTAATTTATCTGATCGGTGTTTGAAAAGCATCAGTAACTTTGTAAAAATACGGTTTCTTCAAATTCAGAATAAATTTCTACCATCAATATCAATGCGTAAGTTCTATTTTTTACAAGTTCTAATGGGAGAAGTTAACATTTTGGCAAAAGACGTAAAAGACGTAAAAGACGCAAACAAGTTGACCAATTTAAGGCATTTATACAAAGTACATGAGGATGCACTTCTCTCCGTGGCTAAAGTAGGAAAGTTAACATCTCTCTTGGAATTATGTTTCACTGTGGGCACAAAACCCAGATATAGAATTGATGAGTTGATGAATATGGATAATCTCCGCCAATTAAAGATTAAACAACTTTCCAATGTGCGAAGTCTTGAAGAGGCCAATATGGTCAACTTGGTCAAGAAACGTTATCTCATAAGACTGGAACTGGATTGGAATGATGCAAGTAATCCTGTTGATGATGCAAGTAATCCTGAGCTTGATCAACCGGTTCTAGCGGCTCTACAACCCTATTCCACAATTAGAGAACTCACCATTAGAGGGTACAAAGGTGGTAGGGCTGCACCATGGATGGATACTCCATCTCTCTCTCTCCTTGAAAATCTTCAACTTAATGATTGTACAAGTTTGGAAGAGCTGCCCTCTCTATGGAAGTTGCCCTGCCTTAAGTTTCTGGAATTGAATAAAATGAATGCAATAAGAAGTTTGGGTTGTCACTTCTTTGGCCAGATCGACATACAATTTCCAGTTTTAGAGGAACTTTGA
- the LOC121970612 gene encoding 40S ribosomal protein S18-like yields MVSIRLLPSGSCDRSIVRAGGEEAAAKRETLDHDVAMSLVANEDFQHILRVLNTNVDGKQKIMFALTSIKGIGRRFANIVCKKADVDMNKRAGELSASELENLMTVVANPRQFKIPDWFLNRKKDYKDGRYSQVVSNALDMKLRDDLERLKKIRNHRGLRHYWGLRVRGQHTKTTGRRGKTVGVSKKR; encoded by the exons ATGGTCTCTATAAGGCTGTTGCCTTCCGGTTCCTGTGACCGATCGATAGTTCGCGCGGGAGGTGAGGAAGCAGCGGCGAAGCGAGAAACCCTAGATCACGACGTCGCCATG TCGCTGGTTGCGAACGAGGATTTCCAGCATATTCTTCGTGTGCTCAACACCAACGTCGATGGGAAGCAGAAGATCATGTTCGCCCTCACGTCCATTAAGGGTATCGGCCGCCGCTTCGCCAACATCGTGTGCAAAAAGGCTGACGTCGACATGAACAAAAG AGCTGGAGAACTCTCAGCTTCTGAGCTTGAGAACCTTATGACTGTTGTGGCAAACCCACGCCAGTTCAAGATCCCAGATTGGTTTCTCAACAGGAAGAAGGACTATAAGGATGGCCGATACTCCCAGGTTGTATCAAATGCTTTGGATATGAAGCTCAGGGATGACTTGGAGCGGCTGAAGAAGATAAG GAATCATCGGGGACTCCGTCACTACTGGGGCCTTCGAGTTCGTGGTCAGCACACAAAAACTACTGGGAGAAGAGGAAAAACTGTTGGTGTCTCCAAGAAGCGATGA